CAGGACCGCAACCCGAACGATCTGCCCCAGCTTGTCTTGCTCGACCTGAAGATGCCCATGCTCGACGGCCTCGAAGTGCTGGAGATCATCCGCCGTGAAGAGCTGACCTGCACCCTGCCCGTTGTTATCTTTACCTCGTCAAAGGAAGAATCCGACCTGACCAAAGGTTATCGCCTGGGGGTTAACAGTTTCGTCTGCAAGCCGATAAACTTTGCAGAGTTCAGCGAATCCATCCGCCAGCTCGGGCTGTACTGGCTCCTGATTAACGAGCCCCCGCCCAGCACGATGTAGACGCTTTTTTCTCTCTAATTCTACTCCCCCCTTCTCACATGAGCAAAGCGCTCGATATCCTTCATATCGAAGACTCCGAAGACGATAGCCTGCTGGTCAAGCTGGCGCTGCGGGAGTTGGAGTTTGAGGTAGACCTGAAGCGGGTCGAAACGCTTTCTGGCCTGCAGCAGGCCCTGTCCGAGCGTGACTGGGACCTGATCCTGTGCGACCACAATCTCCCCAGCCTGACGATGGAGGACGCCTTCTCCCTGGCACTGGAGAATAACCCGATGCGCCCCTTCATCCTCGTCACGGGTGCCATCGGGGATGAGGCCACGGCCGACATCATGCGCCTGGGCGTGAATGATATCGTCCTGAAGGAGAACCTTAAACGCCTGCCCAGCGTCATCCTGCGCAATATGCGCGAAGCGGATATCCGGCAGGAAATCCGCGTCGCCCAGAAATCCCTGCGCGAAAGCCAACTGCGCTACCAGACCCTTTGGGAGAACTCCACCACGGGCTACATGCTTACCAGCAAGGGTGTGATCGTGGACTGCAACCAGACCCTCTGCGACCAGTGGGGCTACTCCAAGGAAGAGATCGTCGGTAAGACGCCGGGAGAGTTTTCACCTCCGCAGCAGCCGGACTCCCGGTCATCGCTTGAGCTTGCGCAGCGGCTCTATGACGATGCGGCCGCCGCCAGCCAGCCAACCTTTCGCTGGGTCCACCAGCACCGTGACGGCACGCCCATCCACTACTCCATCACGCTTAACCGGCTCCGCCTCGGCGAACGCTGGCTCGTCGTCGGTGGTTTACTCGATGTCAGCGAGCAAGTCGCCAACCAGGAGACGCTTGCCCTCCAGGACCGTGCCCTCCAGTGCACGAACAATGGTGTAGTTATTTGCCGCTACGACGGCCAAACCAACCCCATCACCTGGGCCAATGCCGCCTTCTTGCGCATGTCCGGCTACACGATGGAGGAAATCATCGGCCAGGACAGCCTCTTTCTCCAGGTCGAGGATGCCAGCGCAAAGGACATCAAGCGTATCCGCGACACCATGGCCCGCGGCAGCAGTGCCACCACCACCCTCAAAAGCCATCGCAAGAGTGGCCGAGTCTTCTGGAATGAGCTGCGCCTGGACCCCGTCTACAGCGAGAAGGGCGTACTGACGCACTATATCGTCATCCAGCGCGACATCACTGAAACGGTCGAGGCCGAGGAGAAAATCAAGCGCAGCGAGGCCCTCCTCCATGCTGCTGGTGAGATCGCCCGTGTCGGCGGCTGGGAGATCGATGTCATCAACGATGTCATCTCCTGGACCGACATCACCCGGGAGATTCACGGTGTCCCCGACGACTATGTGCCGGAAATGGATTCGGCCCTGAAATTCTTTCCTCCGCCTTACGATAAGATCGTTCGCCAGAGTGTTGAGCATTCCATTGAGACGGGAGAGCCTTTCGACTTCGAGTCCCCCTTCATCAACTCAAGTGGGCGCCTGATCTGGGTGCGCTCCCTCGGTATCGCTGTGATGGAAAATGGCCAGTGCACATATCTGCGTGGAGCCTTTCAGGATATCACCGAGCGAAAAGCGACCGAGCAGGCGATCGAGCAGAGCCGCCAGCGCCTGGCCATGGCCATCGAGCTGGGTAATCTCGCGGTGTGGGATTATAACGTGCTGGAAAAACGCCTCGTCCTGGAGGACAGCTGGTACAAGCTCTTCGGCTACCCCCAGGGTGAAGACTTCGGTCAGCTCGAGTCCATGCATGACCTCGTGGCCGAGGACGAACGCTCCCAGATCCGGTTCAGCTTCCAGCGCCTGCTCAGTGGCCAGGAGCAGAAGATCACGGAAGAATGCTTTATGCGCTGCGGGGATGGCAGCATGCGGCGTGTCTTACTCCGCGCCCAGGCCCTGCACGACAACGAAGGACGCCTCACTCAGGTACTCGGAAATGTCTGGGATATCGACGAGCGCTGGCGCTCCGAGGAGCGGCTGCGGCTCTTCCAGCGGTTGATCAACCAGAGCCCAAGCTCTGTCGTGGTCACGGACCCACAGGGCAATGTCGAGTACGTCAACGACACCTTCTGCCGCATCACCGGCTACAGCCGGGAGGAAGCCCTGGGCGAAAACCCCCGCCTGCTCAAGTCCAACCGCATGGACCCCAAGCACTACTCGCAGATGTGGAAAGCCATCACCAATGGCCGCGAGTGGCAGGGTGAGTTCCTGAACAAGAAGAAGAACGGGGAGTACTACTGGGAGCGCGCGATCATCTTCCCCATTAAGGGCCGCAACGGAGCCATCACCCACTTTGCCGGTGCGAAGGAAGACATCACCGAGCTCAAGGAAAACGAAATCAAACGTGAGGAGTTGAACAAGCAGGTGCTTCAGCTCCAGCGTATGGAAACGATTGGCACCCTCGCAGGTGGTATCGCCCATGACTTCAACAATCTGCTCGGTGCCATCCGCGGCTGGACGGAGCTCGCACAGCGGCACGTCGAGGGCAATGACAACGCCCGCGAGGATTTACGCCATGTCCTGGTCGCCACCAAGCGGGCCCGCGCCCTGGTTGAACAGATCCTCACCTTCTCCCGTGAGAGCATCGGCAACATGATTCCGATCGACCCCGCCATGGTGGCCAACGAGGCCATGAACATGCTGCGCTCGATCATCCCGACGACCATCATCATCAACAAAGATATCCCACAGGGGCTGGGCCAGATCAAGGCCGACCCCAGCCAGTTCCACCAGATCATCTTCAACCTGTGCAC
This genomic interval from Ruficoccus sp. ZRK36 contains the following:
- a CDS encoding response regulator — protein: MKVKKILLAEDNPDDEALTLRALNKCGVINEVDVVHNGRDAVDYLLAKGEYQDRNPNDLPQLVLLDLKMPMLDGLEVLEIIRREELTCTLPVVIFTSSKEESDLTKGYRLGVNSFVCKPINFAEFSESIRQLGLYWLLINEPPPSTM
- a CDS encoding PAS domain S-box protein, with the translated sequence MSKALDILHIEDSEDDSLLVKLALRELEFEVDLKRVETLSGLQQALSERDWDLILCDHNLPSLTMEDAFSLALENNPMRPFILVTGAIGDEATADIMRLGVNDIVLKENLKRLPSVILRNMREADIRQEIRVAQKSLRESQLRYQTLWENSTTGYMLTSKGVIVDCNQTLCDQWGYSKEEIVGKTPGEFSPPQQPDSRSSLELAQRLYDDAAAASQPTFRWVHQHRDGTPIHYSITLNRLRLGERWLVVGGLLDVSEQVANQETLALQDRALQCTNNGVVICRYDGQTNPITWANAAFLRMSGYTMEEIIGQDSLFLQVEDASAKDIKRIRDTMARGSSATTTLKSHRKSGRVFWNELRLDPVYSEKGVLTHYIVIQRDITETVEAEEKIKRSEALLHAAGEIARVGGWEIDVINDVISWTDITREIHGVPDDYVPEMDSALKFFPPPYDKIVRQSVEHSIETGEPFDFESPFINSSGRLIWVRSLGIAVMENGQCTYLRGAFQDITERKATEQAIEQSRQRLAMAIELGNLAVWDYNVLEKRLVLEDSWYKLFGYPQGEDFGQLESMHDLVAEDERSQIRFSFQRLLSGQEQKITEECFMRCGDGSMRRVLLRAQALHDNEGRLTQVLGNVWDIDERWRSEERLRLFQRLINQSPSSVVVTDPQGNVEYVNDTFCRITGYSREEALGENPRLLKSNRMDPKHYSQMWKAITNGREWQGEFLNKKKNGEYYWERAIIFPIKGRNGAITHFAGAKEDITELKENEIKREELNKQVLQLQRMETIGTLAGGIAHDFNNLLGAIRGWTELAQRHVEGNDNAREDLRHVLVATKRARALVEQILTFSRESIGNMIPIDPAMVANEAMNMLRSIIPTTIIINKDIPQGLGQIKADPSQFHQIIFNLCTNASQAMGDKGGELQVSLSHCEVPHSNPDSPSKFPGGSCLCLKVSDTGPGIPKEHLNRIFEPFFTTKPVGEGTGLGLSVVHGIVASHQGDITVQSELGEGTTFQLYFPCIKEGPAEDQLPEVEEKPQGGSERILLVDDEREIINVMQRHLTFLGYDVTIFSESPEAEKAFLSAPDDFDILVTDQVMPNLTGLELIEKIRTVRPDFPAVIMTGFSRTVSPERMEMLKRSSVIMKPYSLTDLTKTIRSLLEDETAKQDK